In the genome of Streptomyces collinus, one region contains:
- a CDS encoding undecaprenyl-diphosphate phosphatase: MSWFESLILGLVQGLTEFLPVSSSAHLRLTAAFSGWKDPGAAFTAITQIGTEAAVLIYFRKDIGRIISAWTRSLTNKALRSDPDARMGWLVIVGSIPIGVLGVTLKDQIEGPFRDLRITATMLIGMGIVLGVADRLAARDESGGKHRAPKQRKALEDLGVRDGLIYGVCQAMALVPGVSRSGATISGGLFMGYKREAAARYSFLLAIPAVLASGVFELKDATEGGHVSWGPTIFATVIAFGVGYAVIAWFMKFISTKSFMPFVYYRIALGIVIIVLVSMGALNPHAAESAG; encoded by the coding sequence ATGTCTTGGTTCGAATCACTCATCCTCGGACTCGTCCAGGGGCTGACCGAGTTCCTCCCCGTCTCCTCCAGCGCCCACCTGCGGCTGACGGCGGCCTTCTCGGGCTGGAAGGACCCGGGCGCGGCCTTCACGGCGATCACGCAGATCGGCACCGAGGCAGCCGTGCTGATCTACTTCCGCAAGGACATCGGACGGATCATCTCGGCGTGGACGCGCTCGCTCACGAACAAGGCGCTGCGCAGTGACCCCGATGCCCGGATGGGCTGGCTGGTGATCGTCGGCTCGATCCCGATCGGCGTGCTGGGCGTGACGCTGAAGGACCAGATCGAGGGACCGTTCCGCGATCTGCGGATCACCGCGACGATGCTGATCGGCATGGGCATCGTCCTGGGCGTCGCCGACCGCCTCGCGGCCCGCGACGAGAGCGGCGGCAAGCACCGCGCACCCAAGCAGCGCAAGGCCCTTGAGGACCTGGGCGTCCGGGACGGCCTGATCTACGGCGTCTGCCAGGCCATGGCGCTCGTCCCGGGCGTCTCGCGCTCCGGCGCCACCATCAGCGGCGGCCTGTTCATGGGCTACAAGCGCGAGGCCGCGGCCCGCTACTCCTTCCTCCTCGCCATCCCCGCGGTGCTCGCCTCCGGCGTGTTCGAGCTGAAGGACGCCACCGAGGGCGGCCATGTCTCCTGGGGTCCGACGATCTTCGCCACGGTGATCGCCTTCGGGGTCGGGTACGCCGTGATCGCGTGGTTCATGAAGTTCATTTCAACCAAAAGTTTCATGCCCTTCGTCTACTACCGCATCGCCCTCGGCATCGTCATCATCGTGCTGGTCAGCATGGGTGCGCTGAATCCTCACGCGGCCGAGTCGGCGGGCTGA
- the tuf gene encoding elongation factor Tu: protein MSKTAYIRTKPHLNIGTMGHVDHGKTTLTAAITKVLADRGSGAFVPFDRIDRAPEEAARGITINIAHVEYETDTRHYAHVDMPGHADYVKNMVTGAAQLDGAILVVSALDGIMPQTAEHVLLARQVGVDHIVVALNKADAGDEELTDLVELEVRDLLTAHGYGGDSVPVVRVSGLKALEGDPRWTASIEALLDAVDTYVPMPERYLDAPFLLSVENVLTITGRGTVVTGAVERGVVRVGDRVEVLGASVETVVTGLETFGKPMDEAQAGDNVAMLLRGVPRDAVRRGHVVAAPGSVVPSRRFTAQVYVLSAREGGRTTALSSGYRPQFYIRTADVVGDVDLGEAAVARPGDTVVMTVELGRDVPLEAGLGFAIREGGRTVGAGTVTVVG from the coding sequence ATGTCCAAAACGGCCTACATCCGTACGAAACCGCATCTCAACATCGGCACGATGGGTCATGTCGACCACGGCAAGACCACGTTGACGGCCGCCATCACCAAGGTCCTCGCCGACCGCGGCAGCGGCGCGTTCGTGCCGTTCGACCGGATCGACCGGGCGCCCGAGGAGGCGGCGCGCGGCATCACCATCAACATCGCGCACGTCGAGTACGAGACCGACACCCGGCACTACGCGCACGTCGACATGCCGGGCCACGCCGACTACGTCAAGAACATGGTCACCGGCGCCGCCCAGCTCGACGGGGCGATCCTCGTCGTCTCCGCGCTCGACGGGATCATGCCGCAGACCGCCGAACACGTCCTGCTCGCCCGGCAGGTGGGCGTCGACCACATCGTGGTCGCCCTCAACAAGGCCGACGCGGGGGACGAGGAGCTGACCGACCTGGTCGAGCTGGAGGTCCGCGACCTGCTCACCGCGCACGGCTACGGCGGCGACTCCGTACCCGTCGTACGCGTCTCCGGTCTGAAGGCGCTGGAGGGGGACCCGCGCTGGACGGCGTCGATCGAGGCGCTGCTCGACGCGGTGGACACGTACGTGCCCATGCCGGAGCGGTATCTGGACGCTCCGTTCCTGCTGTCGGTGGAGAACGTGCTGACCATCACCGGGCGGGGGACCGTGGTGACCGGGGCCGTCGAGCGGGGTGTGGTGCGGGTCGGTGACCGGGTCGAGGTGCTCGGGGCTTCCGTCGAGACGGTGGTCACGGGCCTGGAGACCTTCGGCAAGCCGATGGACGAGGCGCAGGCCGGGGACAACGTGGCCATGCTGCTGCGGGGCGTTCCGCGGGACGCCGTCCGGCGGGGGCACGTCGTCGCGGCGCCGGGGAGTGTCGTGCCGAGTCGCCGGTTCACCGCGCAGGTGTACGTCTTGTCCGCGCGTGAGGGCGGTCGTACGACGGCTCTCTCCAGCGGGTACCGGCCGCAGTTCTACATCCGTACCGCGGATGTGGTCGGGGACGTCGACCTGGGGGAGGCGGCGGTGGCCCGGCCCGGTGACACGGTGGTGATGACGGTGGAGCTGGGGCGGGACGTGCCGTTGGAGGCGGGGCTCGGGTTCGCCATCCGTGAGGGTGGCAGAACGGTCGGGGCGGGGACCGTGACCGTGGTGGGCTGA
- a CDS encoding TVP38/TMEM64 family protein — translation MLDATTRSGGTATASPRATAAELAVAVPPATNASTAVPTRFAARCTRVLLSPWSRLSLLVALLGAGACGVLLFEPQRLLTEGWPPQLGGAAAAAVFAVAYGVCTVAFVPRPLLNLAAGALFGSQLGLGVALAGTVLGAGIAFCLGRALGQDALRPLLRGRWLKAADGQLSRHGFRSMLAVRLFPGVPFWAANYCASVSRMGLLPFLLATGLGSIPNTAAYAVAGARASTPTSPAFLIALACIALPALAGVVVAWRKRHQLRRL, via the coding sequence ATGCTCGATGCCACCACCCGCTCTGGGGGCACCGCCACGGCCTCTCCCCGGGCCACCGCCGCGGAGCTCGCCGTCGCCGTTCCCCCGGCAACGAACGCCTCGACCGCCGTACCGACCCGTTTCGCCGCCCGCTGCACGAGAGTTCTGCTGTCCCCGTGGTCGCGGCTGTCCCTGCTCGTCGCTCTGCTCGGCGCGGGCGCCTGCGGCGTGCTGCTGTTCGAGCCGCAGCGGCTGCTGACGGAGGGCTGGCCGCCGCAGCTCGGCGGTGCCGCGGCAGCGGCGGTGTTCGCGGTGGCGTACGGCGTGTGCACCGTGGCGTTCGTGCCGAGGCCACTGCTGAACCTGGCGGCGGGCGCCCTGTTCGGTTCGCAGCTCGGCCTCGGCGTGGCCCTGGCGGGCACGGTGCTGGGCGCCGGGATCGCCTTCTGCCTGGGCCGGGCGCTGGGGCAGGACGCCCTGCGCCCGCTGCTGCGGGGGCGCTGGCTGAAGGCCGCGGACGGCCAGCTCAGCCGGCACGGCTTCCGTTCGATGCTGGCGGTGCGGCTGTTCCCGGGTGTGCCGTTCTGGGCCGCGAACTACTGCGCCTCCGTCTCCCGCATGGGCCTGCTGCCGTTCCTGCTGGCCACGGGCCTCGGCTCGATCCCGAACACCGCCGCCTACGCCGTCGCGGGCGCCCGTGCCTCCACCCCGACCTCGCCCGCCTTCCTGATCGCCCTGGCGTGCATCGCCCTGCCCGCGCTGGCGGGCGTGGTGGTGGCCTGGCGCAAGCGGCACCAGCTGCGCCGCCTCTGA
- a CDS encoding Gfo/Idh/MocA family protein, with the protein MKVGCIGLGDIAQKAYLPVLAFQPGVELHLQTRTPATLDRVAEGLHVPPERRHTTLDSLLAAGLDAAFVHAPTLVHPEIVTRLLEAGVPTYVDKPLAYEIDDSARLVALAEERGVSLAVGFNRRHAPGYTQCADHPRELILMQKNRIGLPEEPRAMILDDFIHVVDTLRFLVPGEIDDVTVRARVQDGLLHHLVLQLGGDGFTALGVMNRLSGSAEEILEVSGQDTKRQVINLAEVVDHKGQPTVRRRGDWVPVARQRGIEQAVLAFLDAVRTGKPLSARDALETHELCERVVRAIQERTA; encoded by the coding sequence GTGAAGGTCGGCTGCATCGGACTCGGCGACATCGCGCAGAAGGCCTACCTCCCGGTCCTCGCCTTCCAGCCCGGGGTGGAACTGCACCTGCAGACCCGTACGCCCGCCACCCTCGACCGGGTCGCCGAGGGCCTGCACGTCCCGCCGGAGCGGCGGCACACCACCCTCGACTCCCTGCTCGCGGCGGGCCTCGACGCGGCGTTCGTGCACGCGCCCACGCTCGTGCACCCGGAGATCGTGACGCGGCTGCTCGAGGCGGGCGTACCGACGTACGTCGACAAGCCGCTCGCCTACGAAATCGACGACTCCGCGCGGCTGGTGGCGCTCGCCGAGGAGCGGGGCGTGAGTCTCGCCGTCGGCTTCAACCGGCGCCACGCCCCGGGCTACACGCAGTGCGCGGACCATCCGCGCGAGCTGATCCTGATGCAGAAGAACCGCATCGGGCTGCCGGAGGAACCCCGCGCGATGATCCTCGACGACTTCATCCACGTCGTCGACACCCTCCGGTTCCTGGTGCCCGGCGAGATCGACGACGTGACCGTGCGCGCCCGCGTCCAGGACGGGCTGCTGCACCACCTGGTGCTCCAGCTCGGCGGGGACGGCTTCACCGCGCTCGGCGTGATGAACCGGCTCAGCGGTTCCGCCGAGGAGATCCTGGAAGTGTCCGGGCAGGACACCAAGCGGCAGGTGATCAACCTCGCCGAGGTCGTCGACCACAAGGGGCAGCCGACCGTCCGGCGACGCGGGGACTGGGTGCCGGTGGCCCGGCAGCGCGGGATCGAGCAGGCGGTGCTCGCGTTCCTCGACGCGGTCCGCACGGGCAAGCCGCTCAGCGCCCGGGACGCGCTGGAGACCCATGAACTGTGCGAGCGGGTGGTACGCGCGATCCAGGAGCGGACCGCCTGA
- a CDS encoding FAD-dependent monooxygenase yields MTQPGHAVVIGGGIGGLTAAVALHRRGLRVTVLERAPSLEPVGAAISLAPNSLRALDAIGLGDEIRDLAAWSGDGGLRAPSGRWLSRSSAAAAAERFGGPLVLLHRATLIANLASRLPPGAIRTDAAATLTDSGGPDRPARVDAGGRVLEADLVVGADGIRSAVRHALFPAHPGAVYSGFTAWRLVIPVPGAEFASHETWGRGRIWGTHPLKDDRVYAYAAAVAPAGGHAPDERAELLSRFGDWHDPIPAVLAAARPEDVLRHDVHHITEPLPAYHHGRVALLGDAAHAMPPTLGQGGNQAIEDAIVLAHHRDDLPAYTAARLPRTTAVARRAVRVARLNLMTNRAAIAVRDTAMATLAKAGPALFLRGFDGIADWRPPRPDAVCSEQTPAGNR; encoded by the coding sequence ATGACACAACCCGGGCATGCCGTCGTGATCGGTGGCGGTATCGGAGGCCTGACGGCGGCGGTCGCCCTGCACCGGCGCGGCCTGCGGGTCACGGTGCTGGAGCGCGCCCCCTCGCTGGAGCCGGTCGGCGCGGCGATCTCCCTCGCGCCCAACTCCCTGCGCGCGCTGGACGCCATCGGACTCGGCGACGAGATCCGCGACCTCGCCGCCTGGTCCGGGGACGGCGGGCTGCGGGCCCCCTCCGGGCGGTGGCTCTCGCGGTCCTCCGCCGCCGCCGCCGCCGAGCGCTTCGGCGGCCCGCTCGTGCTGCTGCACCGCGCCACGCTCATCGCGAACCTGGCCTCGCGGCTCCCCCCGGGTGCCATCCGCACCGACGCCGCAGCGACCCTCACCGACAGCGGCGGCCCCGACCGGCCCGCCCGGGTCGACGCGGGCGGCAGGGTGCTGGAGGCCGACCTGGTGGTGGGAGCGGACGGCATCCGCTCCGCCGTACGCCACGCGCTCTTCCCCGCTCACCCCGGGGCCGTGTACTCCGGCTTCACCGCCTGGCGGCTCGTGATCCCCGTGCCCGGCGCCGAGTTCGCCTCGCACGAGACCTGGGGCAGGGGCCGCATCTGGGGCACACACCCGCTCAAGGACGACCGCGTCTACGCCTACGCCGCCGCCGTCGCACCCGCCGGCGGCCACGCGCCCGACGAGAGGGCCGAGCTGCTGAGCCGCTTCGGCGACTGGCACGACCCGATCCCCGCCGTGCTCGCCGCCGCCCGGCCCGAGGACGTCCTGCGCCACGACGTCCACCACATCACCGAACCACTGCCCGCCTACCACCACGGCCGGGTCGCCCTGCTCGGCGACGCCGCGCACGCCATGCCCCCGACCCTCGGCCAGGGCGGCAACCAGGCCATCGAGGACGCGATCGTCCTCGCACACCACCGTGACGACCTGCCCGCCTACACCGCCGCCCGGCTGCCCCGCACGACCGCCGTCGCACGCCGGGCCGTGCGGGTCGCCCGCCTCAACCTCATGACGAACCGCGCTGCGATCGCCGTACGCGACACCGCCATGGCCACGCTGGCGAAGGCCGGGCCCGCCCTGTTCCTGCGCGGCTTCGACGGCATCGCCGACTGGAGGCCCCCGCGGCCGGACGCCGTATGCTCCGAGCAGACCCCGGCAGGCAACCGTTAG
- a CDS encoding nuclear transport factor 2 family protein, producing the protein MTQRVELATVRDRLAVDGLITDYAVAVDDGDWEAYRGLFAPRGRADYRSAGGIEGEARAVAAWLAESLRLFPMRQHLIVNRRVRFGIWEQDTGDTAEVQADYVNPMATAGPAPDFVCGGRYAFAVLRTDDGWRLSGVVVREKWRRLPEPRTAPVVH; encoded by the coding sequence ATGACGCAGCGCGTGGAGCTCGCTACCGTGAGGGACCGGCTGGCCGTCGACGGTTTGATCACCGACTACGCGGTGGCGGTCGACGACGGTGACTGGGAGGCGTACCGGGGACTGTTCGCCCCTCGGGGGCGGGCGGACTACCGCTCGGCCGGCGGCATCGAGGGAGAGGCCCGGGCGGTCGCCGCGTGGCTCGCGGAGAGCCTGCGGCTGTTCCCGATGCGGCAGCATCTGATCGTCAACCGGCGGGTGCGCTTCGGGATCTGGGAGCAGGACACCGGCGACACCGCCGAGGTGCAGGCCGACTACGTCAATCCCATGGCCACCGCGGGGCCCGCTCCGGATTTCGTGTGCGGAGGCCGGTACGCCTTCGCGGTGCTGCGCACGGACGACGGCTGGCGGCTGAGTGGAGTCGTCGTGCGGGAGAAGTGGCGGCGCCTTCCCGAGCCGCGGACCGCGCCTGTGGTCCACTGA
- the lnt gene encoding apolipoprotein N-acyltransferase: protein MKTLGHWVASPWRRSAAAAVAGALPVLAFPAPALWWCAYVALVPWLLLLRTAPAGKRAAYDGWWGGFGFMLAMHHWLLPSLHVFTFLIAALLGALWAPWGWLVRRLLGGLPSLGRVTVALLVLPSGWLAVELVRSWQGLGGPWGMLGSSQWQAEPALRLASVGGVWLLSYLLVAVNVAVAVLVAVRRARMPAVAGLVATAAATSAAWAFSPRPAVDGQVRIAVVQPGVIAGPDGRFAREEQLTRRLAGQDVDLIVWGESSVGFDLDDRPDLARRLADLSRATGADILVNVDARRSDKPGIYKSSVLVGPDGLTGERYDKMRLVPFGEYIPARSLLGWATSVGKAAGEDRRRGSQPVVMNIGDDLRVGPLVCFETAFPDMTRHLTREGVDVLIGQSSTSTFQHSWAPGQHASLAALRAAETGRPMVHATLTGVSAVYGPDGQRVGSWLGTDASAARIYEIPLAHGTTPYVRHGDWAVHAAMLILALWAVGEGVRTVRLRRSAPGSRVPPARTVHGSPARPGR from the coding sequence ATGAAGACGCTCGGCCACTGGGTCGCCTCCCCGTGGCGCCGCTCGGCCGCCGCGGCGGTCGCGGGCGCCCTCCCCGTCCTGGCCTTCCCCGCGCCGGCCCTGTGGTGGTGCGCCTACGTCGCCCTGGTCCCCTGGCTCCTCCTGCTGCGCACCGCGCCGGCCGGGAAGCGGGCCGCGTACGACGGCTGGTGGGGCGGCTTCGGCTTCATGCTGGCCATGCACCACTGGCTGCTGCCGAGCCTGCACGTGTTCACGTTCCTCATCGCCGCCCTGCTGGGCGCGCTGTGGGCACCGTGGGGCTGGCTGGTACGCCGTCTCCTCGGAGGCCTTCCCTCCCTCGGTCGGGTCACGGTCGCGCTGCTGGTCCTGCCGTCGGGCTGGCTGGCCGTCGAGCTGGTCCGCTCCTGGCAGGGGCTCGGCGGCCCCTGGGGCATGCTCGGCAGCAGTCAGTGGCAGGCCGAGCCCGCGCTGCGACTCGCCTCGGTGGGCGGGGTGTGGCTGCTCAGCTACCTGCTCGTGGCCGTCAACGTCGCGGTCGCCGTCCTCGTCGCGGTCCGCCGGGCCAGGATGCCCGCCGTGGCCGGTCTCGTCGCCACCGCCGCCGCCACCTCCGCCGCCTGGGCGTTCTCGCCCCGCCCCGCCGTCGACGGCCAGGTGAGGATCGCCGTCGTGCAGCCGGGCGTCATCGCCGGCCCGGACGGCCGGTTCGCCCGCGAGGAGCAGCTCACCCGCCGGCTCGCCGGGCAGGACGTCGACCTGATCGTCTGGGGCGAGAGCAGCGTCGGCTTCGACCTCGACGACCGGCCCGACCTCGCCCGTCGGCTCGCGGACCTCTCCCGCGCGACGGGCGCCGACATCCTGGTCAACGTGGACGCCCGGCGCTCCGACAAGCCCGGCATCTACAAGAGTTCGGTCCTGGTCGGGCCCGACGGCCTGACCGGCGAGCGCTACGACAAGATGCGGCTCGTGCCCTTCGGCGAGTACATCCCGGCCCGGTCCCTGCTCGGCTGGGCCACCTCCGTCGGCAAGGCCGCGGGCGAGGACCGCAGGCGCGGCTCGCAGCCGGTCGTGATGAACATCGGGGACGATCTGCGCGTCGGCCCGCTGGTGTGCTTCGAGACCGCCTTCCCCGACATGACGCGCCACCTCACCCGGGAGGGCGTCGACGTGCTGATCGGCCAGTCGTCGACGTCCACGTTCCAGCACAGCTGGGCGCCCGGGCAGCACGCGTCGCTCGCCGCGCTGCGGGCCGCCGAGACCGGCCGCCCCATGGTGCACGCGACGCTGACGGGCGTCTCCGCCGTCTACGGCCCCGACGGGCAGCGGGTCGGATCATGGCTCGGTACGGACGCCTCCGCCGCGCGGATCTACGAGATCCCCCTCGCCCACGGCACCACGCCGTACGTCCGTCACGGCGACTGGGCGGTGCACGCGGCGATGCTGATCCTCGCCCTGTGGGCCGTCGGCGAGGGCGTACGGACCGTGCGGCTCAGGCGGTCCGCTCCTGGATCGCGCGTACCACCCGCTCGCACAGTTCATGGGTCTCCAGCGCGTCCCGGGCGCTGA
- a CDS encoding DUF4291 domain-containing protein: MNDRNEPRFRVRARHTESTITVYQAYRPEIGDPAARLGRFPSSWKRERMTWIKPSFLWMMYRCGWGTKEGQETVLAVEIHREGFLWALRNACLSHHVPALHGDRASWKRQLRQAPARVQWDPERDLHLNPLPHRSLQLGLAGEAAARYADEWIVGIEDVTPLAREIHGLVRAGQPDAAAGLLPEERPFALDDEVLERLRA; this comes from the coding sequence GTGAACGATCGAAACGAACCGAGATTCCGGGTGCGCGCCCGCCATACCGAGTCCACGATCACCGTCTACCAGGCCTACCGCCCGGAGATCGGCGACCCCGCCGCCCGCCTGGGCCGCTTCCCGTCGTCCTGGAAGCGGGAGCGCATGACATGGATCAAGCCGTCGTTCCTGTGGATGATGTACCGCTGCGGCTGGGGCACCAAGGAGGGCCAGGAGACGGTCCTGGCGGTCGAGATCCACCGCGAGGGCTTCCTCTGGGCGCTGCGCAACGCCTGCCTGTCCCACCACGTCCCCGCCCTGCACGGCGACCGGGCCTCCTGGAAGCGGCAGTTGAGGCAGGCTCCCGCGCGGGTGCAGTGGGATCCGGAACGGGACCTGCACCTCAACCCGCTGCCGCACCGGTCGCTTCAGCTGGGGCTCGCGGGGGAGGCCGCCGCGCGGTACGCGGACGAGTGGATCGTGGGGATCGAGGACGTCACGCCGCTCGCCAGGGAGATCCACGGGCTGGTACGGGCCGGACAACCGGACGCGGCCGCGGGGCTGTTGCCCGAGGAGCGGCCCTTCGCCCTCGACGACGAGGTGCTGGAGCGGCTGCGCGCCTAG
- a CDS encoding thiolase family protein translates to MRDAVIVEAVRTPIGKGKPNGALAHVHPVELLAHTLRTLVERSGIDPALIDDVIGGTVDQVGEQAMNTTRYAVLSAGFPESVPATTVDRQCGSSQQAVHFAAQGVLSGAYDLVVACGVESMSRVPMWSNVPAGADPFGPGVAERYPEGLVPQGISAELIAAKWSIGREQMDAFAVSSHRKAAEAWDSGLFDAEVAPLEGVARDECVRPGSTTEILAGLKPAYHDPVFAERFPQIEWNVTAGNASPINDGASAVLITSSETAARLGLRPLARLHSFAVTGSDPLLMLTGVIPATEKVLRRASLTLDDVDLFEVNEAFSSVVLAWRQETGADLARVNVHGGAIALGHPLGASGTRLTTTLVHAMRERNARYALQTMCEAGGLANAMVLERV, encoded by the coding sequence ATGCGTGACGCAGTCATCGTCGAAGCCGTACGCACCCCCATCGGCAAGGGCAAGCCGAACGGCGCCCTGGCGCACGTCCACCCCGTGGAGCTCCTGGCCCACACCCTGCGCACCCTCGTCGAACGGTCCGGGATCGACCCGGCGCTGATCGACGACGTCATCGGTGGCACCGTCGACCAGGTCGGCGAACAGGCCATGAACACCACCCGCTACGCCGTGCTGTCGGCGGGCTTCCCGGAGTCCGTGCCCGCGACCACCGTGGACCGCCAGTGCGGCTCCTCCCAGCAGGCCGTGCACTTCGCGGCGCAGGGCGTCCTCTCGGGTGCGTACGACCTGGTCGTGGCCTGCGGGGTCGAGTCGATGAGCCGGGTGCCGATGTGGTCCAACGTGCCCGCGGGCGCGGATCCCTTCGGACCCGGGGTCGCCGAGCGCTACCCCGAGGGGCTCGTCCCGCAGGGCATCAGCGCCGAGCTGATCGCCGCGAAGTGGTCGATCGGCCGCGAGCAGATGGACGCCTTCGCCGTCTCCTCGCACCGGAAGGCCGCCGAGGCCTGGGACAGCGGCCTGTTCGACGCCGAGGTCGCGCCGCTGGAGGGGGTCGCACGCGACGAGTGCGTCCGGCCCGGCAGCACCACCGAGATCCTCGCCGGGCTCAAGCCCGCCTACCACGACCCGGTCTTCGCCGAGCGGTTCCCGCAGATCGAGTGGAACGTCACGGCGGGCAACGCCAGCCCCATCAACGACGGGGCCTCGGCGGTGCTCATCACGTCGAGCGAGACGGCGGCCCGGCTCGGACTGCGCCCCCTCGCCCGGCTGCACAGCTTCGCCGTCACTGGTTCCGACCCCCTGCTGATGCTCACGGGCGTGATCCCGGCGACCGAGAAGGTGCTGCGCAGGGCGTCGCTGACCCTCGACGACGTCGACCTGTTCGAGGTCAACGAGGCGTTCTCCAGTGTCGTCCTGGCCTGGCGGCAGGAGACCGGCGCCGACCTCGCCCGGGTCAACGTGCACGGCGGGGCCATCGCCCTCGGGCATCCGCTCGGTGCGAGCGGAACCCGCCTGACGACGACGCTCGTGCACGCGATGCGGGAACGCAACGCCCGCTACGCGCTCCAGACCATGTGCGAGGCGGGCGGACTCGCCAACGCCATGGTGCTGGAACGGGTGTGA
- a CDS encoding spermidine synthase: MNDPIPVTRTTDHGTAKLMPDVDRERAWLLTVDGAPQSYVDLDEPTHLEFEYTRRLGHVLDVVAEPGRALDVAHLGGGALTLPRYVAVTRPGSRQDVVEADRGLLELVSGHLPLPEGADIALHTADARVWLEHAPAASADVLLADVFSGSRVPAHLTSVAYVREAARVLRGHGVYLANLPDAAPFAFLRSQLATLATAFEELVLIAEPGVLRGRRFGNAVLVAGHQPVDVAALARLTAADAFPARVEHGAGLREFIGDARPVGDADAVPSPVPPDGAFGIG; this comes from the coding sequence GTGAACGATCCCATTCCCGTGACCAGGACCACCGATCACGGCACCGCCAAGCTCATGCCGGACGTCGATCGGGAACGGGCCTGGCTGCTGACCGTCGACGGGGCACCTCAGTCGTACGTTGACCTGGATGAACCGACGCATCTGGAGTTCGAGTACACGCGGCGGCTCGGGCACGTGCTGGATGTCGTGGCCGAGCCGGGGCGGGCGCTGGACGTGGCGCATCTCGGGGGAGGGGCGCTCACCCTGCCCCGGTACGTGGCCGTGACCCGGCCGGGCTCGCGGCAGGACGTCGTGGAGGCCGACCGGGGGCTGCTGGAGCTGGTGTCCGGGCATCTGCCGCTGCCGGAAGGCGCGGACATCGCCCTGCACACGGCGGACGCCCGGGTCTGGCTGGAGCACGCTCCGGCGGCCTCGGCGGACGTTCTCCTCGCGGATGTCTTCAGCGGGTCGCGGGTGCCGGCGCACCTCACCTCCGTCGCCTACGTCCGTGAGGCCGCGCGGGTGCTGCGGGGACACGGGGTCTATCTCGCCAACCTGCCCGACGCCGCGCCCTTCGCCTTCCTGCGGTCGCAACTCGCCACCCTGGCCACCGCCTTCGAGGAACTCGTGCTGATCGCCGAGCCGGGGGTCCTGCGGGGACGGCGGTTCGGGAACGCCGTGCTCGTCGCCGGGCATCAGCCCGTCGACGTCGCGGCCCTCGCCCGGCTCACCGCCGCCGACGCCTTCCCGGCCCGGGTCGAACACGGCGCCGGGCTGCGGGAGTTCATCGGCGATGCGCGGCCGGTGGGGGACGCGGACGCCGTGCCGTCACCCGTGCCCCCGGACGGCGCGTTCGGCATCGGCTGA
- a CDS encoding DUF4442 domain-containing protein: MSADQMSIGEMLAATVPMARTLNLQFLETSPERAVLSLPDQAEYHNHVGGPHAGAMFTLGESASGAIVLAAFGDQLSRAVPLAVSAEISYKKLAMGAVTATATLGRPAAEVVAQLDAGERPEFPVAIALQRADGAVTGEMTVVWTLRPNS; this comes from the coding sequence ATGAGCGCAGACCAGATGTCCATCGGCGAGATGCTCGCCGCCACGGTGCCCATGGCCCGGACCCTGAACCTCCAGTTCCTGGAGACCTCGCCGGAGCGGGCGGTGCTGTCGCTGCCGGACCAGGCCGAGTACCACAACCACGTGGGCGGCCCGCACGCCGGTGCGATGTTCACGCTCGGCGAGTCCGCCAGCGGGGCGATCGTGCTGGCCGCGTTCGGGGACCAGCTCTCGCGCGCCGTGCCGCTCGCCGTCAGCGCCGAGATCTCCTACAAGAAGCTGGCGATGGGCGCCGTCACCGCCACGGCCACCCTCGGCCGCCCGGCCGCCGAGGTCGTCGCCCAGCTGGACGCCGGTGAGCGCCCCGAGTTCCCGGTGGCCATCGCCCTTCAGCGGGCCGACGGTGCCGTCACCGGCGAGATGACCGTGGTGTGGACCCTGCGGCCCAACAGCTGA
- a CDS encoding winged helix-turn-helix transcriptional regulator, producing the protein MAARKDPRPCSIADTLALVGEKYSLLVLREVCLGNGRFDQLVRNTGAPRDILATRLRRLVDAGILAKHLYSERPQRFEYRPTRAGLELEPVLVTLMAWGDRHLRPDGDRPMLLEHSCGQALAPAVTCRACGDEVRHEDLTARPQTPGWTVTGPTAA; encoded by the coding sequence ATGGCCGCCCGCAAAGACCCGCGCCCCTGCTCCATCGCCGACACCCTCGCGCTCGTCGGCGAGAAGTACTCCCTGCTGGTACTGCGGGAGGTGTGCCTGGGCAACGGCCGGTTCGACCAGCTGGTCCGCAACACCGGCGCCCCGCGCGACATCCTGGCCACCCGGCTGCGCCGGCTGGTCGACGCCGGGATCCTGGCCAAGCACCTCTACAGCGAGCGGCCACAGCGCTTCGAGTACCGGCCGACGCGGGCGGGGCTGGAACTGGAGCCGGTGCTGGTGACCCTCATGGCCTGGGGCGACCGCCACCTCAGGCCCGACGGCGACCGTCCGATGCTCCTGGAGCACTCCTGCGGCCAGGCCCTCGCCCCGGCCGTCACCTGCCGGGCGTGCGGCGACGAGGTGCGCCACGAGGACCTCACGGCCCGCCCCCAGACACCCGGATGGACGGTGACCGGACCCACCGCGGCCTGA